In a genomic window of Sarcophilus harrisii chromosome 4, mSarHar1.11, whole genome shotgun sequence:
- the ANKRD13B gene encoding ankyrin repeat domain-containing protein 13B has product MIASAARKGPEGRYPLHYLVWHNRYRELEREVRGGQADIEQLDPRGRTPLHLATTLGHLECARVLLAHGADVGRENRSGWTVLQEAVSTRDLELVQLVLRYRDYQRAVKRLAGVPVLLEKLRKAQDFYVEMKWEFTSWVPLVSKICPSDTYKVWKSGQNLRVDTTLLGFDHMTWQRGNRSFVFRGQDTSAVVMEIDHDRRVVYTETLALAAHDRDVLLAAVQPTEEQVLSRLTAPVVTTQLDTKNISFERNKTGILGWRSEKTEMVNGYEAKVYGASNVELITRTRTEHLSEQHKGKIKGSKTPLQSFLGIAEQHGGPNNGTLITQTLSHTNPTAITAEEYFNPSFELGNRDMGRPMELTTKTQKFKAKLWLCEEHPLSLCEQVAPIIDLMAISNALFAKLRDFITLRLPPGFPVKIEIPIFHILNARITFGNLNGCDEPVTSVRGSPSSEAPSPSSDNSSISSSSSMTSCRGCEIAPSLFEAPRGYSVLGSQREPGREEEDDLLQFAIQQSLLEAGSEYDQVTIWEALTNSKPGTHPLSQEGRRPDRPPQHTPRRQPGPPAPPASAPSPGGPGHAFPSYAEQLRLAMELSAQEQEEAERRERQEEEEFKRILQLSLTEQ; this is encoded by the exons GCGGACATCGAGCAGCTGGACCCCCGCGGTCGCACGCCCCTGCATCTGGCCACCACGCTGGGACATTTGGAGTGTGCCCGGGTGCTCCTGGCACACGGCGCAGACGTGGGCAGAGAGAACCGCAGCGGCTGGACAG TGCTCCAGGAAGCCGTGAGCACCCGCGACCTAGAACTGGTACAACTCGTGTTACGGTACCGGGACTACCAGCGGGCCGTGAAGAGGCTGGCAGGCGTTCCTGTGCTCTTGGAGAAACTCCGCAAG GCCCAGGATTTCTACGTAGAAATGAAATGGGAATTCACCAGTTGGG TGCCCCTGGTTTCCAAGATCTGCCCCAGCGACACCTACAAGGTCTGGAAGAGCGGGCAGAATCTGCGAGTGGATACCACGCTTCTGGGTTTTGACCACATGACGTGGCAGCGGGGAAACCGGAGCTTCGTCTTCAGGGGCCAAG ACACAAGCGCGGTGGTGATGGAGATCGACCACGACCGGCGAGTGGTCTACACGGAGACCCTGGCGCTGGCTGCCCACGACCGGGACGTGCTGCTGGCCGCTGTCCAGCCCACAGAAGAGCAGGTGCTCAGCCGCCTCACTGCGCCCGTTGTCACCACTCAGCTGGACACCAAGAACATCTCCTTTGAGAG GAATAAGACGGGAATCTTGGGCTGGCGCAGTGAGAAGACCGAAATGGTGAACGGCTATGAAGCTAAG GTGTATGGGGCATCCAACGTGGAGCTCATCACCCGAACCCGGACAGAGCATTTATCGGAACAGCACAAAGGCAAGATCAAAG GGAGCAAGACCCCACTGCAGTCCTTCCTGGGCATCGCTGAGCAGCACGGGGGGCCCAATAATGGG ACCCTGATCACTCAGACGCTGAGCCACACTAACCCCACCGCCATCACTGCAGAGGAGTATTTCAACCCCAGCTTTGAGCTCGGTAACCGGGACATGGGGCGGCCCATGGAGCTCACCACCAAGACCCAGAA GTTCAAAGCCAAGCTATGGCTATGTGAGGAGCACCCACTGTCCCTGTGTGAGCAGGTGGCCCCTATCATTGACCTCATGGCCATCAGCAATGCCCTTTTTGCCAAGCTCCGAGACTTCATCACCTTGCGCCTGCCTCCTGGTTTTCCTGTTAAGATTG aAATCCCCATCTTCCACATCCTCAACGCCCGGATAACCTTCGGAAACCTCAATGGTTGTGACGAGCCTGTGACCTCGGTCCGAGGCAGCCCCAGCAGCGAAGCCCCGTCCCCTAGCAGCGACAACTCCAGCATCAGCAGCTCCAGCTCCATGA catcgTGCCGCGGCTGCGAGATCGCGCCTTCGCTGTTCGAGGCGCCGCGGGGGTACAGCGTCCTGGGCAGCCAGAGGGAGCCGGGCCGCGAGGAAGAGGACGACCTGCTGCAGTTCGCGATCCAGCAGAGCCTGCTCGAGGCGGGCAGCGAATATGACCAG GTCACCATCTGGGAAGCGCTGACCAATAGCAAGCCCGGCACCCACCCCCTGTCCCAGGAAGGCCGGAGGCCGGACAG GCCCCCCCAGCACACTCCCCGGCGGCAGCCCGGCCCCCCGGCGCCCCCGGCCTCCGCCCCCAGCCCCGGCGGCCCCGGGCACGCCTTCCCTAGCTACGCCGAGCAGCTTCGCCTGGCCATGGAGCTGTCCGCCCAGGAGCAGGAGGAGGCCGAGCGGCGGGAGcgccaggaggaggaggagttcaAGAGAATCCTGCAGCTGTCTCTGACCGAGCAGTAG